In Nicotiana tabacum cultivar K326 chromosome 19, ASM71507v2, whole genome shotgun sequence, one DNA window encodes the following:
- the LOC107762044 gene encoding uncharacterized protein LOC107762044 isoform X2, whose amino-acid sequence MKFFLNRLRLRNRRRHHNQNPNTDLNLTISPSTLSELAPESGDIQEEEAAGASSSAMMSSDKDEEEEEIGYESPESEDSVDTTASFSVAEEIEDEQDGNHGRTIEDENRGESDGASSKSLVVVETDNAFMRTEKPPTDDCCPICFSNFVVPCRGPCGHWYCGGCILQYWNYGAALQPCNCPMCSRKITDLTPEASLYSQQDAEVIEVLKKVRKYNRLFVGGTYGLMLKVLGLPFYMKRVFNEMMNPDRPGAHLNKLRIFAMFLGLLYTLSPFDFLRIGHQNVIDVFDYSAIALSSVLYLVGLYLRRRRFRHVRDMAAADFAAN is encoded by the exons ATGAAGTTCTTCCTGAATCGTCTTCGTCTACGAAATCGTCGTCGTCACCACAACCAAAACCCTAACACTGACCTCAACCTCACAATTTCTCCTTCTACGCTTTCTGAATTAGCTCCTGAATCCGGCGACATACAAGAGGAGGAAGCGGCGGGGGCCTCTTCCTCCGCTATGATGAGCTCTGATAAGgacgaagaagaggaagaaattGGATACGAATCTCCGGAGAGTGAGGATTCGGTGGACACTACGGCGTCGTTTTCAGTGGCCGAGGAGATTGAGGATGAGCAGGACGGCAATCATGGACGGACAATTGAGGACGAGAACCGTGGGGAGTCGGATGGTGCATCTTCGAAGAGCCTTGTGGTTGTTGAGACGGATAATGCGTTTATGAGGACGGAAAAACCTCCGACTGACGATTGTTGTCCAATCTGCTTTAGCAATTTTGTGGTTCCTTGCCGAGGTCCCTGTGGCCACTGGTACTGCG GAGGTTGCATTTTGCAGTACTGGAACTATGGTGCCGCACTTCAGCCTTGTAACTGCCCCATGTGTTCGAGGAAGATTACTGATTTGACACCTGAGGCATCATTGTACAGTCAGCAGGATGCTGAAGTAATTGAGGTCTTAAAAAAAGTTAGAAAGTATAATCGCCTTTTTGTGGGTGGCACGTATGGCCTCATGCTG AAGGTGCTTGGTCTGCCCTTTTACATGAAAAGAGTGTTTAATGAAATGATGAATCCTGATAGGCCTGGTGCTCATTTGAACAAATTGCGAATTTTTGCT ATGTTCCTGGGACTCCTTTACACACTCAGCCCCTTTGATTTTCTCAGAATAG GTCATCAAAATGTCATTGATGTCTTTGATTATTCTGCCATTGCACTTTCGTCAGTGTTATATTTGGTTGGACTTTACCTTCGACGAAGGCGTTTTCGGCATGTTAGGGACATGGCTGCTGCAGATTTTGCTGCTAATTAA
- the LOC107762044 gene encoding uncharacterized protein LOC107762044 isoform X3: MKFFLNRLRLRNRRRHHNQNPNTDLNLTISPSTLSELAPESGDIQEEEAAGASSSAMMSSDKDEEEEEIGYESPESEDSVDTTASFSVAEEIEDEQDGNHGRTIEDENRGESDGASSKSLVVVETDNAFMRTEKPPTDDCCPICFSNFVVPCRGPCGHWYCGGCILQYWNYGAALQPCNCPMCSRKITDLTPEASLYSQQDAEVIEVLKKVRKYNRLFVGGTYGLMLKVLGLPFYMKRVFNEMMNPDRPGAHLNKLRIFAIISCRCSWDSFTHSAPLIFSE, encoded by the exons ATGAAGTTCTTCCTGAATCGTCTTCGTCTACGAAATCGTCGTCGTCACCACAACCAAAACCCTAACACTGACCTCAACCTCACAATTTCTCCTTCTACGCTTTCTGAATTAGCTCCTGAATCCGGCGACATACAAGAGGAGGAAGCGGCGGGGGCCTCTTCCTCCGCTATGATGAGCTCTGATAAGgacgaagaagaggaagaaattGGATACGAATCTCCGGAGAGTGAGGATTCGGTGGACACTACGGCGTCGTTTTCAGTGGCCGAGGAGATTGAGGATGAGCAGGACGGCAATCATGGACGGACAATTGAGGACGAGAACCGTGGGGAGTCGGATGGTGCATCTTCGAAGAGCCTTGTGGTTGTTGAGACGGATAATGCGTTTATGAGGACGGAAAAACCTCCGACTGACGATTGTTGTCCAATCTGCTTTAGCAATTTTGTGGTTCCTTGCCGAGGTCCCTGTGGCCACTGGTACTGCG GAGGTTGCATTTTGCAGTACTGGAACTATGGTGCCGCACTTCAGCCTTGTAACTGCCCCATGTGTTCGAGGAAGATTACTGATTTGACACCTGAGGCATCATTGTACAGTCAGCAGGATGCTGAAGTAATTGAGGTCTTAAAAAAAGTTAGAAAGTATAATCGCCTTTTTGTGGGTGGCACGTATGGCCTCATGCTG AAGGTGCTTGGTCTGCCCTTTTACATGAAAAGAGTGTTTAATGAAATGATGAATCCTGATAGGCCTGGTGCTCATTTGAACAAATTGCGAATTTTTGCT ATAATTTCTTGCAGATGTTCCTGGGACTCCTTTACACACTCAGCCCCTTTGATTTTCTCAGAATAG
- the LOC107762044 gene encoding uncharacterized protein LOC107762044 isoform X1, translating into MKFFLNRLRLRNRRRHHNQNPNTDLNLTISPSTLSELAPESGDIQEEEAAGASSSAMMSSDKDEEEEEIGYESPESEDSVDTTASFSVAEEIEDEQDGNHGRTIEDENRGESDGASSKSLVVVETDNAFMRTEKPPTDDCCPICFSNFVVPCRGPCGHWYCGGCILQYWNYGAALQPCNCPMCSRKITDLTPEASLYSQQDAEVIEVLKKVRKYNRLFVGGTYGLMLKVLGLPFYMKRVFNEMMNPDRPGAHLNKLRIFAVIKMSLMSLIILPLHFRQCYIWLDFTFDEGVFGMLGTWLLQILLLINSCQVMKQTLVVNSLWSLKILDFQRSCSPFVGFRCLRSVLCQV; encoded by the exons ATGAAGTTCTTCCTGAATCGTCTTCGTCTACGAAATCGTCGTCGTCACCACAACCAAAACCCTAACACTGACCTCAACCTCACAATTTCTCCTTCTACGCTTTCTGAATTAGCTCCTGAATCCGGCGACATACAAGAGGAGGAAGCGGCGGGGGCCTCTTCCTCCGCTATGATGAGCTCTGATAAGgacgaagaagaggaagaaattGGATACGAATCTCCGGAGAGTGAGGATTCGGTGGACACTACGGCGTCGTTTTCAGTGGCCGAGGAGATTGAGGATGAGCAGGACGGCAATCATGGACGGACAATTGAGGACGAGAACCGTGGGGAGTCGGATGGTGCATCTTCGAAGAGCCTTGTGGTTGTTGAGACGGATAATGCGTTTATGAGGACGGAAAAACCTCCGACTGACGATTGTTGTCCAATCTGCTTTAGCAATTTTGTGGTTCCTTGCCGAGGTCCCTGTGGCCACTGGTACTGCG GAGGTTGCATTTTGCAGTACTGGAACTATGGTGCCGCACTTCAGCCTTGTAACTGCCCCATGTGTTCGAGGAAGATTACTGATTTGACACCTGAGGCATCATTGTACAGTCAGCAGGATGCTGAAGTAATTGAGGTCTTAAAAAAAGTTAGAAAGTATAATCGCCTTTTTGTGGGTGGCACGTATGGCCTCATGCTG AAGGTGCTTGGTCTGCCCTTTTACATGAAAAGAGTGTTTAATGAAATGATGAATCCTGATAGGCCTGGTGCTCATTTGAACAAATTGCGAATTTTTGCT GTCATCAAAATGTCATTGATGTCTTTGATTATTCTGCCATTGCACTTTCGTCAGTGTTATATTTGGTTGGACTTTACCTTCGACGAAGGCGTTTTCGGCATGTTAGGGACATGGCTGCTGCAGATTTTGCTGCTAATTAACAGCTGCCAAGTGATGAAGCAGACACTTGTAGTCAACTCATTGTGGAGCTTGAAGATTTTGGATTTTCAAAGATCTTGCTCTCCTTTTGTGGGTTTTCGATGTCTTCGAAGTGTGCTTTGTCAAGTTTGA